In Nicotiana tabacum cultivar K326 chromosome 2, ASM71507v2, whole genome shotgun sequence, the following proteins share a genomic window:
- the LOC107795991 gene encoding AMP deaminase has translation MDAYTVHLAMAALVGASLVAVSAYYMHRKTLNQLLEFAKTIDRDRDRDDVATTEGVDDEEAEKHLRKYGGVAAEKRRNHSRRKGSNGYYRRASASFPDVTTVTSGEVEEKRNGPVHVDSIPAGLPRLHTLPEGKSRSAHSLRPTSPKSPVASASAFESIEGSDEEDNMTDNAKLDTSYLHTNGNVCPDVNGDQMAMAAPSMIRTHSVSGDLHGVQPDPIAADILRKEPEQETFVRLKISPGETPSADEAEVYRNIQACLEMRQSYVFRESVAPWVKEVISDPSTPKPNPNPFEFTAEGKSDHYFQMEDGVVHVYANKDSKEKLFPVADATTFFTDFHHILKVIAAGNIRTLCHHRLVLLEQKFNLHLMLNADREFLAQKSAPHRDFYNVRKVDTHVHHSACMNQKHLLRFIKSKLRKEPDEVVIFRDGTYMTLKEVFESLDLTGYDLNVDLLDVHADKSTFHRFDKFNLKYNPCGQSRLREIFLKQDNLIQGRFLAELTKQVFCDLAASKYQMAEYRISIYGRKMSEWDQLASWIVNNELYSENVVWLIQLPRLYNIYKEMGIVTSFQNILDNIFLPLFEVTVDPDSHPHLHIFLKQVVGLDLVDDESKPERRPTKHMPTPAQWTNVFNPAYSYYVYYCYANLYTLNKLRESKGMTTIKFRPHSGEAGDIDHLAATFLTAHNIAHGINLRKSPVLQYLYYLAQIGLAMSPLSNNSLFLDYHRNPFPMFFLRGLNVSLSTDDPLQIHLTKEALVEEYSIAASVWKLSACDLCEIARNSVYQSGFSHALKSHWIGKEYYIRGPDGNDIHRTNVPHIRLEFRDMIWREEMQQVYLGKAVFPAFVDP, from the exons atggatgcaTATACAGTTCATCTAGCGATGGCGGCACTAGTCGGAGCATCACTTGTGGCGGTATCGGCGTATTATATGCACCGTAAAACCCTAAATCAGTTATTAGAGTTTGCGAAAACGATAGATAGGGATAGAGACCGGGATGACGTGGCTACGACGGAGGGCGTCGACGATGAAGAGGCAGAGAAGCATTTGAGGAAGTACGGCGGTGTTGCTGCGGAGAAGCGGCGGAATCATAGCCGGAGGAAAGGGAGTAATGGATATTACCGCCGTGCTTCAGCTTCGTTCCCCGACGTGACTACGGTGACTTCCGGCGAGGTTGAGGAAAAGAGGAATGGTCCTGTACACGTGGATTCTATTCCGGCCGGTTTGCCTAGGCTTCACACGCTTCCTGAAG ggaaaTCGAGATCTGCACATTCTCTGAGACCTACTTCTCCCAAGTCTCCAGTTGCAAGTGCCAGTGCATTTGAAAGTATAGAAGGATCAGATGAGGAAGACAATATGACTGACAATGCTAAACTTGACACTTCGTATCTGCACACCAATGGGAATGTG TGCCCAGATGTCAATGGGGATCAAATGGCGATGGCTGCACCAAGTATGATTCGCACACACAGTGTATCTGGTGACCTGCACGGTGTTCAACCTGATCCAATAGCTGCAGATATTCTAAGGAAAGAGCCGGAGCAAGAAACATTTGTGCGACTGAAGATATCCCCTGGTG AGACACCGTCTGCCGATGAAGCGGAGGTCTACCGGAACATACAAGCATGTCTTGAAATGAGACAAAGTTACGTATTCAGGGAGTCTGTTGCTCCTTGGGTGAAGGAAGTAATTTCTGATCCAAGCACCCCGAAGCCAAATCCAAATCCATTTGAATTCACTGCAGAAGGAAAATCTGAT CATTATTTTCAGATGGAAGATGGAGTTGTTCATGTATATGCAAATAAAGATT CGAAAGAGAAGCTTTTTCCTGTTGCTGATGCTACGACCTTTTTCACCGACTTTCATCACATCCTTAAAGTAATAGCAGCTGGGAACATCAGAACTTTATGTCACCATCGCCTAGTGCTTCTGGAACAA AAATTCAATCTTCATTTGATGCTTAATGCGGATCGAGAGTTCCTTGCTCAGAAAAGTGCACCTCATCGTGACTTCTACAATGTGAGGAAGGTTGATACACATGTTCATCACTCAGCATGCATGAATCAGAAACATTTGTTAAGATTTATTAAGTCAAAGTTGAGGAAGGAGCCAGATGAG GTCGTGATATTTCGCGATGGAACATATATGACCTTAAAGGAAGTCTTTGAGAGCTTGGATTTGACCGG GTATGATCTCAATGTTGACCTATTAGATGTTCATGCTGACAAGAGCACCTTTCATCGTTTTGACAAATTTAACCTCAAGTACAATCCCTGCGGTCAAAGTAGGCTGAGGGAGATTTTTCTCAAGCAGGATAATCTTATACAAG GCCGTTTTCTTGCCGAACTGACTAAGCAAGTATTTTGTGATCTTGCTGCAAGCAAATATCAA ATGGCAGAATACAGGATATCAATATATGGCCGAAAGATGAGCGAATGGGACCAACTTGCAAGCTGGATCGTTAACAATGAACTGTACAGTGAAAATGTTGTCTGGTTGATCCAG CTTCCAAGActatataacatatataaagagATGGGGATTGTAACATCATTTCAAAATATCCTAGACAACATCTTTCTGCCCTTGTTTGAGGTTACTGTGGACCCAGATTCACATCCTCACCTGCACATCTTCTTGAAACAG GTTGTTGGATTGGATTTGGTGGATGATGAAAGCAAACCCGAAAGGAGGCCTACCAAACACATGCCTACACCTGCTCAATGGACCAATGTATTCAATCCTGCATACTCATACTACGTGTACTATTGTTATGCGAACCTCTACACCCTGAATAAG CTACGTGAGTCAAAGGGTATGACGACCATCAAATTCCGGCCACATTCTGGGGAG GCTGGAGATATTGACCACCTTGCAGCAACTTTCTTAACAGCCCATAATATTGCTCATGGTATTAATTTGAGAAAGTCTCCTGTTCTCCAATACCTGTACTACTTGGCCCAG ATTGGCTTGGCGATGTCTCCTCTCAGTAACAACTCTTTATTTTTGGACTACCATCGGAATCCTTTTCCCATGTTCTTCTTGAGGGGCCTGAATGTTTCTCTTTCAACTGATGATCCATTGCAAATTCACTTAACAAAAGAAGCCCTCGTTGAGGAATACAGTATAGCTGCTTCA GTTTGGAAGTTGAGTGCATGTGATTTATGTGAGATTGCACGTAATTCAGTATACCAGTCAGGCTTCTCCCATGCGCTAAAG TCCCACTGGATTGGGAAGGAGTACTACATAAGAGGGCCAGATGGAAACGACATTCATAGGACAAATGTGCCTCATATCAGGCTCGAATTCCGCGATATG ATATGGAGGGAGGAGATGCAACAGGTTTATCTGGGCAAGGCTGTATTTCCTGCATTCGTTGACCCATGA